CTCGACGAGCGCGGACTCCTCGGCTTTCTCGAACGCTGCGCCGATCGGGGGCTCTTCCTCGCGCCGGGACCGAGCTTCGGGCCGTACCCCACGCACGTCCGCGTCTGCTTCACGTCCGCCGAGCCGGAGCGGGTCGAGCGCGGTCTCGCCGTGCTGGCCGAGCTGCTCGCGGGATGAGGCGGAGCGCCGTCAATCCCCGTAGGCCGCGTGGCCGGTGATCCGCTCGCCCAGGATCAACGTGTGGATGTCGTCGGTGCCCTCGTAGGTGTAGACCGACTCGATGTTGCAGAAGTGCCGCGCGATCGGGTAGTCGTGCATGATGCCCACGCCGCCGAGGATCTCGCGGGCCAGGTGGGCGCAGCGGCGCGCCGTCCGGCAACCGTTGCGCTTCGCCAGCGAAACGTGGGCGAAATCGGCCTTCCCCTCGTCCTTCATGCGGGCCAGCCGCAGGTTCAGGAGCTGTCCCTTCGTGATCTCCGTCAGCATGTCGGCGAACTTCGCCTGCTGGAGCTGATGGGCCGCGACCGGCTTGCCGAACACCATGCGGGCGCTGGCGTAGCGCAGCGCCTCCTCGTAGCAGGCCATCGCCATGCCGATGGTGCCCCAGGCGATCCCGAAGCGGGCCTGCGTGAGGCACATCAGCGGGTGCTTCAGCGAGGAGGTTCGGGGGAGCACCGCGTCCTCCGGGATCTCGCAGTTGTCGAAGTACAGCTCGGAGGTGACCGACGCGCGCAGGGAGAACTTCCCGTGGTAGTCCTTGGCGGTGAAGCCGGGCGTTCCCTTCTCCACGAGGAAGCCGCGGATGCCGTCATCGGTCCTCGCCCAGACCACCGCGACGTCGGCGATCGAGCCGTTGGTGATCCAGGCCTTGGCACCGTTGAGCACCCAGGCGGCGCCCTTTCGTTCGGCGCGGGTGATCATCCTGCCCGGATCGGAACCGTAGTCCGGTTCGGTGAGCCCGAAGCATCCGATCGCCTCGCCGCTGGCGAGCCGCGGAAGCCAGCGCTCCTTCTGCGCCTCGCTGCCGAAGGTGTAGATCGGCCACATCACGAGCGAGGTCTGCACCGACACGAAGGAGCGGATCCCGCTGTCTCCGCGCTCGAGTTCCTGGCAGATGAGCCCGTAGCAGGTGGAGTTCATGCCCGCGCACCCGTAGCCTTCGAGGTACGAGCCGAGCAACCCCATCTCGGCGAGCGTCGGAACGAGTTCGGCCGGGAAGCGGTCGTTCCGGAAGGCGTCGTCGATGATCGGCAGCACCTTCTCGTTGACCATCTCCCGGACGGTGTCCCGCACCATCTGCTCTTCTTCGGTGAGCTGGCTGTCGATGTCGAAGAAGTCGACGCCCCGGCGGGGCGATCCGGTCGGACGGTTCGGCATGGTGAGGCTCCCTCGTTCCAGCTCAGTCGCCGTCGACCGGCCGCTCGAGGACGAGCC
The Acidobacteriota bacterium genome window above contains:
- a CDS encoding acyl-CoA dehydrogenase → MPNRPTGSPRRGVDFFDIDSQLTEEEQMVRDTVREMVNEKVLPIIDDAFRNDRFPAELVPTLAEMGLLGSYLEGYGCAGMNSTCYGLICQELERGDSGIRSFVSVQTSLVMWPIYTFGSEAQKERWLPRLASGEAIGCFGLTEPDYGSDPGRMITRAERKGAAWVLNGAKAWITNGSIADVAVVWARTDDGIRGFLVEKGTPGFTAKDYHGKFSLRASVTSELYFDNCEIPEDAVLPRTSSLKHPLMCLTQARFGIAWGTIGMAMACYEEALRYASARMVFGKPVAAHQLQQAKFADMLTEITKGQLLNLRLARMKDEGKADFAHVSLAKRNGCRTARRCAHLAREILGGVGIMHDYPIARHFCNIESVYTYEGTDDIHTLILGERITGHAAYGD